In Acipenser ruthenus chromosome 16, fAciRut3.2 maternal haplotype, whole genome shotgun sequence, the following proteins share a genomic window:
- the LOC117411809 gene encoding homeobox protein BarH-like 1, with translation MQHPLELGAHYFPPEAHPDHRSHRYRSFMIEEILTDHPDHKISAPAGELLKFGVQALLSARPYHNHLVLKADQSSVFKFPMAPLSCSLGAPLGSALLSGGSSSHHLPLDLHLRSKMDPGSDLTNKSKKGRRSRTVFTELQLMGLEKRFEKQKYLSTPDRIDLAESLGLSQLQVKTWYQNRRMKWKKIVLQGGGLESPTKPKGRPKKNSIPTSEQLSEQERSKEAERQSEGSSSSHSDVNQEE, from the exons ATGCAGCATCCTTTGGAGCTGGGGGCCCATTATTTCCCACCAGAAGCCCATCCTGACCACAGGTCCCATCGCTACAGGAGTTTTATGATCGAGGAGATCCTGACTGACCACCCGGACCACAAAATTTCAGCCCCCGCGGGAGAGTTGCTCAAATTCGGAGTGCAGGCTCTGTTGTCAGCGAGACCCTACCACAATCACTTAG tTCTAAAGGCAGACCAGTCTAGTGTTTTTAAATTTCCCATGGCTCCTCTATCCTGTTCGCTGGGCGCCCCTCTCGGATCAGCGCTGTTGTCCGGCGGATCTAGTTCCCATCACCTGCCGTTAGACCTTCACCTCCGGAGTAAAATGGACCCGGGGTCAGATCTAACCAACAAGTCAAAAAAAGGCAGGAGAAGTCGGACTGTCTTTACTGAATTACAACTAATGGGGCTGGAGAAAAGATTTGAGAAGCAAAAATACCTCTCAACACCAGACAG AATAGACCTTGCAGAATCTCTGGGTCTCAGTCAACTGCAAGTAAAAACGTGGTACCAGAACAGAAGAATGAAATGGAAGAAAAta GTTTTGCAAGGCGGAGGTCTGGAATCACCCACCAAACCCAAAGGGCGCCCCAAAAAAAACTCAATTCCAACCAGTGAACAACTTTCAGAGCAAGAGCGATCAAAAGAAGCAGAGCGACAATCCGAAGGTTCTTCTTCCTCACATTCGGACGTCAATCAGGAGGAATAG
- the LOC117412678 gene encoding protein tyrosine phosphatase domain-containing protein 1-like isoform X2 yields the protein MQMTISHSFVWVTGTAMAAGVSLQNEITYSPVVVNSWGYNPEMESAITRRPTAKYTKVGERLRHVIPGHMQCSMACGGRACKYENPSRWSDEEQAIKGLYSSWITDNLLAMARPSTEIIEKYNIIKQFQRYDVKTIINLQRPGEHASCGNSLEQESGFTYRPEIFMDAGIYFYNFGWKDYGVASLTTILDMVKVMSFAMQEGKMAIHCHAGLGRTGVLLACYLVFAVRMTADQAILFVRAKRPNSIQTRGQLLCVREFAQFLIPLRNVFACAEPKANAVTLSQYLIRQRHLLHGYEARQLKNVPKIVQLICKLLLDIAENRQVIEEDVLEIPDLSAEIEKTVSQLAILQLDKELHGKGVEVSKMPKAEFVPSDSVLPSENEFGPLWKRRNAEYLQPLSYLKKRLSYSDSDLRRAEFLLEHRGPPLTMPAGMLCPNSLSKQCLSQNNLQSCIVTEPSKPNFSTLFETLQSGNSKQDPFCLTTSSVWDQKKVISTVEQNGSPLFQRRKHPKEVQRSRTFSLGSSSVKTSNQPEGPRKNTKSEAQFDSGGAKQKESSVNGKSACVLQGNNSSQSPLTEAPTSSKTVFHIGEEDTDSSEEIPFITLQSELTLESRRVLVAQALAVDLDCDGDAELIEKVESWQRELNSREGAWDRICTERDPFVLSGLLWSWLEQLKEPVITKEDIKILAQKCDNPDEAIYTLEKGPQQTIVSVVDCVAHLHSIPEDVEEAFLARITKAFTKITFAAADGPMVYSTLKAILRPVLHEKRRRAIEESENSCYCLYCP from the exons ATGCAGATGACTATAAGTCATTCCTTTGTTTGGGTAACAG GTACTGCCATGGCAGCAGGTGTTTCTTTACAGAATGAAATAACTTACTCACCAGTAGTAGTAAATAGTTGGGGATATAATCCAGAAATGGAATCAG CTATTACAAGAAGACCAACTGCAAAATATACAAAAGTTGGAGAGAGACTGCGACATGTCATCCCAGGTCACATGCAGTGTTCAATGGCGTGTGGAGGCCGTGCCTGCAAGTATGAAAATCCATCGAGATGGAGTGACGAGGAACAAGCGATCAAAGGACTCTATTCTTCATG gattACAGATAATTTACTGGCAATGGCACGGCCTTCAACTGAAATTATTGAAAAGTACAACATAATTAAACAGTTTCAAAG GTATGATGTAAAGACCATAATTAATCTGCAGCGCCCTGGAGAGCATGCAAGCTGTGGGAACTCACTGGAACAAGAGAGTGGCTTCACCTACCGTCCAGAGATATTTATGGATGCTGGAA ttTACTTTTATAATTTTGGATGGAAGGACTATGGTGTGGCTTCACTTACTACTATCCTTGATATGGTAAAAGTCATGTCATTTGCAATGCAAGAGGGGAAAATGGCAATTCATTGTCATGCAGGACTTGGAAGAACAG ggGTTTTGTTAGCCTGTTATTTAGTCTTTGCAGTAAGAATGACTGCAGACCAAGCCATTCTGTTTGTAAGGGCTAAAAGACCCAATTCAATTCAGACCCGAGGTCAGCTGTTGTGTGTACGGGAGTTTGCCCAGTTTTTGATTCCACTAAGAAATGTTTTTGCCTGTGCTGAACCCAAAGCAAATGCTGTAACTCTGTCTCAGTATTTGATCCGCCAGCGTCACCTTTTGCATGGCTATGAGGCCCGACAGCTGAAAAACGTGCCAAAAATTGTTCAACTCATTTGCAAGTTACTGCTGGACATTGCTGAGAACAGACAAGTTATAGAAGAAGATGTTTTAGAGATTCCAGACCTTTCAGCAGAGATAGAGAAAACAGTCTCGCAGCTGGCTATCCTGCAGCTGGACAAAGAATTACATGGAAAGGGTGTTGAGGTATCCAAAATGCCCAAAGCAGAATTTGTACCCAGTGACTCTGTACTTCCCAGTGAAAATGAATTTGGTCCTCTTTGGAAAAGGCGTAATGCTGAATATCTCCAGCCATTATCTTATCTGAAAAAGCGCCTTAGTTACAGTGACTCTGACCTGAGGAGGGCAGAATTCCTTCTGGAGCACAGGGGTCCGCCTCTGACCATGCCTGCAGGGATGCTGTGCCCCAACTCCCTCAGTAAACAATGTTTGTCTCAGAACAACTTGCAATCTTGTATAGTAACAGAGCCGTCAAAACCAAACTTTTCCACTCTCTTTGAAACGTTGCAATCAGGCAACAGCAAACAAGATCCTTTTTGTTTAACAACATCAAGTGTTTGGGACCAGAAAAAAGTAATTAGCACAGTGGAACAAAATGGATCTCCACTTTTCCAAAGGAGAAAACATCCAAAAGAAGTGCAGCGCAGCAGAACGTTCTCTCTCGGGTCCTCATCAGTAAAAACTAGCAACCAGCCGGAGGGACCTCGAAAAAATACCAAGAGTGAGGCACAGTTTGACAGTGGAGGTGCCAAACAGAAAGAATCTTCTGTTAATGGCAAAAGTGCTTGTGTGTTACAGGGTAACAACAGCTCCCAATCCCCATTAACAGAAGCTCCCACATCTTCAAAAACTGTCTTTCATATTGGAGAAGAAGATACTGATAGTTCAGAGGAGATCCCATTTATTACTTTACAGTCTGAGCTAACTCTTGAATCCAGAAGGGTGTTGGTAGCACAAGCACTTGCAGTTGACTTGGACTGTGATGGGGATGCAGAACTCATAGAAAAAGTTGAAAGTTGGCAG AGGGAACTTAATTCGAGAGAAGGAGCCTGGGACAGAATATGCACAGAAAGAGATCCCTTTGTACTGTCTGGCCTTTTATGGTCCTGGCTGGAGCAACTGAAGGAGCCAGTCATAACCAAAGAAGATATTAAAATTTTAGCACAAAAATGTGATAATCCGGATGAGGCCATTTACACACTGGAAAAG GGACCACAGCAAACCATTGTTTCTGTTGTAGACTGTGTAGCACATTTACATTCGATACCAGAGGATGTGGAGGAGGCTTTTCTTGCACGTATTACAAAAGCTTTTACCAAG ATTACATTTGCTGCGGCTGACGGACCAATGGTATACAGCACCCTAAAAGCTATTTTAAGGCCAGTCCTGCATGAGAAGAGAAGAAGAGCCATAGAAGAGTCAGAAAACTCCTGCTATTGTTTATATTGTCCCTAA
- the LOC117411814 gene encoding E3 ubiquitin-protein ligase TRIM63-like yields the protein MEGLCKELSCPVCLELFTPPVLELPCSHNYCRQCIHETLISQNCTHVNGKFCCPMCRKVICLRGRGITGLKRNIFVENVLEKVKEEMAKIQVREHNVKSQTCRIHEEVMSLMCLDDDIPICSICKLFGDHNTHEVARLSEVYQGRKNSFIEEITRIVLKSETAARVSQELEKLQDQLLSTAEETKAMINAVGDSLLMEIRFKVSSLKMKVDKESTEKCNELQSALEDLQGSRRLYMKMKSLLEEHINPIQFLKEDKQLKIEVAKLFEEDRPLPVPKRDNISVGQYIEELIKGIDIKQVAISKADDLLVKVGDEYAAWSSSCSNVDTSSYDGLDQMIRKIMSSLTLKSSDANNSLSWECPSPYSTSGSSEDNYSPEEVKVITIQKTSL from the exons ATGGAGGGTCTCTGTAAAGAGCTCTCTTGTCCTGTGTGTTTGGAGCTGTTCACCCCGCCAGTGCTGGAACTACCCTGCTCCCACAACTATTGCAGGCAGTGCATTCATGAGACTCTTATCTCCCAAAACTGCACTCATGTCAATGGGAAATTCTGCTGCCCCATGTGCAGGAAG gtTATCTGTTTGCGGGGAAGAGGAATAACTGGATTAAAAAGAAATATCTTTGTTGAAAATGTACTAGAAAAAGTTAAAGAAGAGATGGCAAAGATCCAAGTGAGAGAACACAATGTGAAATCCCAAACATGCAGGATACATGAAGAAGTGATGAGCCTG ATGTGTCTGGATGATGATATTCCGATATGCAGTATCTGCAAATTGTTTGGGGACCACAACACGCATGAAGTGGCCAGACTGTCTGAAGTTTATCAGGGAAGGAAAAATAGTTTTATTGAAGAGATCACGAGAATAGTTTTGAAATCTGAAACTGCAGCAAGAGTCAGCCAG GAACTGGAAAAGTTGCAGGATCAACTTCTTTCAACTGCCGAAGAAACAAAAGCTATGATCAACGCAGTCGGGGACAGCTTGTTGATGGAAATACGATTCAAAGTATCATCATTAAAGATGAAGGTGGACAAGGAAAGCACTGAGAAATGCAATGAACTGCAATCCGCTCTGGAGGACTTACAGGGATCCCGGAGACTGTACATGAAAATGAAATCCCTCCTGGAGGAACACATCAATCCCATACAGTTTCTCAAAGAGGACAAGCAGCTGAAAATTGAAGTGGCAAAGCTGTTTGAAGAAGACCGTCCGCTGCCTGTGCCCAAGAGGGATAACATTTCAGTAGGGCAGTATATTGAAGAGCTAATCAAGGGCATAGATATTAAACAGGTGGCCATATCAAAAGCAGACGATCTTCTTGTGAAAGTTGGTGATGAGTATGCAGCATGGAGTTCAAGCTGTTCGAATGTAGATACGTCATCTTACGATGGCTTGGATCAGATGATACGCAAAATTATGTCAAGTTTAACACTGAAGTCCAGTGATGCAAACAATAGTTTGAGCTGGGAATGTCCGTCACCTTACTCGACCAGCGGTTCATCTGAAGATAATTACTCCCCAGAAGAGGTTAAAGttatcacaatacaaaaaacatctTTATAA
- the LOC117412678 gene encoding protein tyrosine phosphatase domain-containing protein 1-like isoform X3 encodes MAAGVSLQNEITYSPVVVNSWGYNPEMESAITRRPTAKYTKVGERLRHVIPGHMQCSMACGGRACKYENPSRWSDEEQAIKGLYSSWITDNLLAMARPSTEIIEKYNIIKQFQRYDVKTIINLQRPGEHASCGNSLEQESGFTYRPEIFMDAGIYFYNFGWKDYGVASLTTILDMVKVMSFAMQEGKMAIHCHAGLGRTGVLLACYLVFAVRMTADQAILFVRAKRPNSIQTRGQLLCVREFAQFLIPLRNVFACAEPKANAVTLSQYLIRQRHLLHGYEARQLKNVPKIVQLICKLLLDIAENRQVIEEDVLEIPDLSAEIEKTVSQLAILQLDKELHGKGVEVSKMPKAEFVPSDSVLPSENEFGPLWKRRNAEYLQPLSYLKKRLSYSDSDLRRAEFLLEHRGPPLTMPAGMLCPNSLSKQCLSQNNLQSCIVTEPSKPNFSTLFETLQSGNSKQDPFCLTTSSVWDQKKVISTVEQNGSPLFQRRKHPKEVQRSRTFSLGSSSVKTSNQPEGPRKNTKSEAQFDSGGAKQKESSVNGKSACVLQGNNSSQSPLTEAPTSSKTVFHIGEEDTDSSEEIPFITLQSELTLESRRVLVAQALAVDLDCDGDAELIEKVESWQRELNSREGAWDRICTERDPFVLSGLLWSWLEQLKEPVITKEDIKILAQKCDNPDEAIYTLEKGPQQTIVSVVDCVAHLHSIPEDVEEAFLARITKAFTKITFAAADGPMVYSTLKAILRPVLHEKRRRAIEESENSCYCLYCP; translated from the exons ATGGCAGCAGGTGTTTCTTTACAGAATGAAATAACTTACTCACCAGTAGTAGTAAATAGTTGGGGATATAATCCAGAAATGGAATCAG CTATTACAAGAAGACCAACTGCAAAATATACAAAAGTTGGAGAGAGACTGCGACATGTCATCCCAGGTCACATGCAGTGTTCAATGGCGTGTGGAGGCCGTGCCTGCAAGTATGAAAATCCATCGAGATGGAGTGACGAGGAACAAGCGATCAAAGGACTCTATTCTTCATG gattACAGATAATTTACTGGCAATGGCACGGCCTTCAACTGAAATTATTGAAAAGTACAACATAATTAAACAGTTTCAAAG GTATGATGTAAAGACCATAATTAATCTGCAGCGCCCTGGAGAGCATGCAAGCTGTGGGAACTCACTGGAACAAGAGAGTGGCTTCACCTACCGTCCAGAGATATTTATGGATGCTGGAA ttTACTTTTATAATTTTGGATGGAAGGACTATGGTGTGGCTTCACTTACTACTATCCTTGATATGGTAAAAGTCATGTCATTTGCAATGCAAGAGGGGAAAATGGCAATTCATTGTCATGCAGGACTTGGAAGAACAG ggGTTTTGTTAGCCTGTTATTTAGTCTTTGCAGTAAGAATGACTGCAGACCAAGCCATTCTGTTTGTAAGGGCTAAAAGACCCAATTCAATTCAGACCCGAGGTCAGCTGTTGTGTGTACGGGAGTTTGCCCAGTTTTTGATTCCACTAAGAAATGTTTTTGCCTGTGCTGAACCCAAAGCAAATGCTGTAACTCTGTCTCAGTATTTGATCCGCCAGCGTCACCTTTTGCATGGCTATGAGGCCCGACAGCTGAAAAACGTGCCAAAAATTGTTCAACTCATTTGCAAGTTACTGCTGGACATTGCTGAGAACAGACAAGTTATAGAAGAAGATGTTTTAGAGATTCCAGACCTTTCAGCAGAGATAGAGAAAACAGTCTCGCAGCTGGCTATCCTGCAGCTGGACAAAGAATTACATGGAAAGGGTGTTGAGGTATCCAAAATGCCCAAAGCAGAATTTGTACCCAGTGACTCTGTACTTCCCAGTGAAAATGAATTTGGTCCTCTTTGGAAAAGGCGTAATGCTGAATATCTCCAGCCATTATCTTATCTGAAAAAGCGCCTTAGTTACAGTGACTCTGACCTGAGGAGGGCAGAATTCCTTCTGGAGCACAGGGGTCCGCCTCTGACCATGCCTGCAGGGATGCTGTGCCCCAACTCCCTCAGTAAACAATGTTTGTCTCAGAACAACTTGCAATCTTGTATAGTAACAGAGCCGTCAAAACCAAACTTTTCCACTCTCTTTGAAACGTTGCAATCAGGCAACAGCAAACAAGATCCTTTTTGTTTAACAACATCAAGTGTTTGGGACCAGAAAAAAGTAATTAGCACAGTGGAACAAAATGGATCTCCACTTTTCCAAAGGAGAAAACATCCAAAAGAAGTGCAGCGCAGCAGAACGTTCTCTCTCGGGTCCTCATCAGTAAAAACTAGCAACCAGCCGGAGGGACCTCGAAAAAATACCAAGAGTGAGGCACAGTTTGACAGTGGAGGTGCCAAACAGAAAGAATCTTCTGTTAATGGCAAAAGTGCTTGTGTGTTACAGGGTAACAACAGCTCCCAATCCCCATTAACAGAAGCTCCCACATCTTCAAAAACTGTCTTTCATATTGGAGAAGAAGATACTGATAGTTCAGAGGAGATCCCATTTATTACTTTACAGTCTGAGCTAACTCTTGAATCCAGAAGGGTGTTGGTAGCACAAGCACTTGCAGTTGACTTGGACTGTGATGGGGATGCAGAACTCATAGAAAAAGTTGAAAGTTGGCAG AGGGAACTTAATTCGAGAGAAGGAGCCTGGGACAGAATATGCACAGAAAGAGATCCCTTTGTACTGTCTGGCCTTTTATGGTCCTGGCTGGAGCAACTGAAGGAGCCAGTCATAACCAAAGAAGATATTAAAATTTTAGCACAAAAATGTGATAATCCGGATGAGGCCATTTACACACTGGAAAAG GGACCACAGCAAACCATTGTTTCTGTTGTAGACTGTGTAGCACATTTACATTCGATACCAGAGGATGTGGAGGAGGCTTTTCTTGCACGTATTACAAAAGCTTTTACCAAG ATTACATTTGCTGCGGCTGACGGACCAATGGTATACAGCACCCTAAAAGCTATTTTAAGGCCAGTCCTGCATGAGAAGAGAAGAAGAGCCATAGAAGAGTCAGAAAACTCCTGCTATTGTTTATATTGTCCCTAA
- the LOC117412678 gene encoding protein tyrosine phosphatase domain-containing protein 1-like isoform X1, producing MRKVDLGTQGPRKRSSGLDFLNSIRQGQRHSASDVLLNVLQRRRSSAVERLSSSTHRVMAAVSSVSIAETNTDLTGSKSITRRPTAKYTKVGERLRHVIPGHMQCSMACGGRACKYENPSRWSDEEQAIKGLYSSWITDNLLAMARPSTEIIEKYNIIKQFQRYDVKTIINLQRPGEHASCGNSLEQESGFTYRPEIFMDAGIYFYNFGWKDYGVASLTTILDMVKVMSFAMQEGKMAIHCHAGLGRTGVLLACYLVFAVRMTADQAILFVRAKRPNSIQTRGQLLCVREFAQFLIPLRNVFACAEPKANAVTLSQYLIRQRHLLHGYEARQLKNVPKIVQLICKLLLDIAENRQVIEEDVLEIPDLSAEIEKTVSQLAILQLDKELHGKGVEVSKMPKAEFVPSDSVLPSENEFGPLWKRRNAEYLQPLSYLKKRLSYSDSDLRRAEFLLEHRGPPLTMPAGMLCPNSLSKQCLSQNNLQSCIVTEPSKPNFSTLFETLQSGNSKQDPFCLTTSSVWDQKKVISTVEQNGSPLFQRRKHPKEVQRSRTFSLGSSSVKTSNQPEGPRKNTKSEAQFDSGGAKQKESSVNGKSACVLQGNNSSQSPLTEAPTSSKTVFHIGEEDTDSSEEIPFITLQSELTLESRRVLVAQALAVDLDCDGDAELIEKVESWQRELNSREGAWDRICTERDPFVLSGLLWSWLEQLKEPVITKEDIKILAQKCDNPDEAIYTLEKGPQQTIVSVVDCVAHLHSIPEDVEEAFLARITKAFTKITFAAADGPMVYSTLKAILRPVLHEKRRRAIEESENSCYCLYCP from the exons ATGAGGAAAGTGGATTTGGGAACGCAGGGTCCCAGGAAGAGGTCCTCAGGTTTGGATTTTTTAAACAGCATCAGGCAGGGACAGAGACACTCTGCCTCGGATGTTCTTCTGAACGTGTTGCAGAGGCGGCGAAGCTCTGCTGTCGAGAGGCTTTCGTCATCCACGCATCGGGTCATGGCGGCTGTCTCTTCAGTCAGCATCGCAGAGACAAACACAGACTTGACAGGGAGTAAAT CTATTACAAGAAGACCAACTGCAAAATATACAAAAGTTGGAGAGAGACTGCGACATGTCATCCCAGGTCACATGCAGTGTTCAATGGCGTGTGGAGGCCGTGCCTGCAAGTATGAAAATCCATCGAGATGGAGTGACGAGGAACAAGCGATCAAAGGACTCTATTCTTCATG gattACAGATAATTTACTGGCAATGGCACGGCCTTCAACTGAAATTATTGAAAAGTACAACATAATTAAACAGTTTCAAAG GTATGATGTAAAGACCATAATTAATCTGCAGCGCCCTGGAGAGCATGCAAGCTGTGGGAACTCACTGGAACAAGAGAGTGGCTTCACCTACCGTCCAGAGATATTTATGGATGCTGGAA ttTACTTTTATAATTTTGGATGGAAGGACTATGGTGTGGCTTCACTTACTACTATCCTTGATATGGTAAAAGTCATGTCATTTGCAATGCAAGAGGGGAAAATGGCAATTCATTGTCATGCAGGACTTGGAAGAACAG ggGTTTTGTTAGCCTGTTATTTAGTCTTTGCAGTAAGAATGACTGCAGACCAAGCCATTCTGTTTGTAAGGGCTAAAAGACCCAATTCAATTCAGACCCGAGGTCAGCTGTTGTGTGTACGGGAGTTTGCCCAGTTTTTGATTCCACTAAGAAATGTTTTTGCCTGTGCTGAACCCAAAGCAAATGCTGTAACTCTGTCTCAGTATTTGATCCGCCAGCGTCACCTTTTGCATGGCTATGAGGCCCGACAGCTGAAAAACGTGCCAAAAATTGTTCAACTCATTTGCAAGTTACTGCTGGACATTGCTGAGAACAGACAAGTTATAGAAGAAGATGTTTTAGAGATTCCAGACCTTTCAGCAGAGATAGAGAAAACAGTCTCGCAGCTGGCTATCCTGCAGCTGGACAAAGAATTACATGGAAAGGGTGTTGAGGTATCCAAAATGCCCAAAGCAGAATTTGTACCCAGTGACTCTGTACTTCCCAGTGAAAATGAATTTGGTCCTCTTTGGAAAAGGCGTAATGCTGAATATCTCCAGCCATTATCTTATCTGAAAAAGCGCCTTAGTTACAGTGACTCTGACCTGAGGAGGGCAGAATTCCTTCTGGAGCACAGGGGTCCGCCTCTGACCATGCCTGCAGGGATGCTGTGCCCCAACTCCCTCAGTAAACAATGTTTGTCTCAGAACAACTTGCAATCTTGTATAGTAACAGAGCCGTCAAAACCAAACTTTTCCACTCTCTTTGAAACGTTGCAATCAGGCAACAGCAAACAAGATCCTTTTTGTTTAACAACATCAAGTGTTTGGGACCAGAAAAAAGTAATTAGCACAGTGGAACAAAATGGATCTCCACTTTTCCAAAGGAGAAAACATCCAAAAGAAGTGCAGCGCAGCAGAACGTTCTCTCTCGGGTCCTCATCAGTAAAAACTAGCAACCAGCCGGAGGGACCTCGAAAAAATACCAAGAGTGAGGCACAGTTTGACAGTGGAGGTGCCAAACAGAAAGAATCTTCTGTTAATGGCAAAAGTGCTTGTGTGTTACAGGGTAACAACAGCTCCCAATCCCCATTAACAGAAGCTCCCACATCTTCAAAAACTGTCTTTCATATTGGAGAAGAAGATACTGATAGTTCAGAGGAGATCCCATTTATTACTTTACAGTCTGAGCTAACTCTTGAATCCAGAAGGGTGTTGGTAGCACAAGCACTTGCAGTTGACTTGGACTGTGATGGGGATGCAGAACTCATAGAAAAAGTTGAAAGTTGGCAG AGGGAACTTAATTCGAGAGAAGGAGCCTGGGACAGAATATGCACAGAAAGAGATCCCTTTGTACTGTCTGGCCTTTTATGGTCCTGGCTGGAGCAACTGAAGGAGCCAGTCATAACCAAAGAAGATATTAAAATTTTAGCACAAAAATGTGATAATCCGGATGAGGCCATTTACACACTGGAAAAG GGACCACAGCAAACCATTGTTTCTGTTGTAGACTGTGTAGCACATTTACATTCGATACCAGAGGATGTGGAGGAGGCTTTTCTTGCACGTATTACAAAAGCTTTTACCAAG ATTACATTTGCTGCGGCTGACGGACCAATGGTATACAGCACCCTAAAAGCTATTTTAAGGCCAGTCCTGCATGAGAAGAGAAGAAGAGCCATAGAAGAGTCAGAAAACTCCTGCTATTGTTTATATTGTCCCTAA